Proteins from one Panicum virgatum strain AP13 chromosome 7K, P.virgatum_v5, whole genome shotgun sequence genomic window:
- the LOC120641557 gene encoding LOW QUALITY PROTEIN: uncharacterized protein LOC120641557 (The sequence of the model RefSeq protein was modified relative to this genomic sequence to represent the inferred CDS: inserted 1 base in 1 codon), with translation MILVAIVAELLEEYTALVARVLEQLLADAPFPRRMRFLMLRSXPLRAAAAAPAAAAARPPRHHPRGLTSFDPGRLRFHQLQLPASSNHFRAGFRPARHGQSHARAGGG, from the exons ATGATCCTGGTGGCGATCGTGGCGGAGCTGCTCGAGGAGTACACGGCGCTCGTGGCCCGGGTGCTGGAGCAGCTGCTCGCCGACGCGCCCTTCCCGCGCCGGATGCGCTTCCTCATGCTGCGGA CTCCCcttcgtgccgccgccgctgctcccgccgccgccgcagcacgccCTCCGCGTCACCACCCGCGTGGCCTGACCAGCTTCGACCCTGGCCGGCTGCGCTTCCACCAGCTGCAGCTGCCAGCCAGCAGCAATCACTTCAGAGCAGGCTTCCGccccgcccgccatggccaaTCGCATGCCCGTGCCGGAGGCGGCTGA